A window from Cryptomeria japonica chromosome 1, Sugi_1.0, whole genome shotgun sequence encodes these proteins:
- the LOC131060099 gene encoding probable 2' cyclic ADP-D-ribose synthase BdTIR, with protein MENTQTNAFQTLRTTYDIFINHRGIDSKETVASLVYHNLQNKGYNAFLDKKSVQVGRRIPRSIMEVILSAAVHVAIFSNNYAESAWCLKQLYLMFKSETAIVPVYWGVQPSELRMKDKDTAYARAFQIHKRTRKIRTQKLKKWKKALSKVSRIQAD; from the coding sequence ATGGAAAACACTCAGACCAATGCTTTCCAGACACTCAGAACTACATACGATATTTTTATCAATCATCGTGGAATCGACTCCAAGGAAACCGTGGCGAGTCTCGTTTATCACAATCTCCAAAACAAGGGCTACAATGCTTTCTTGGACAAGAAGTCTGTTCAAGTGGGAAGGAGAATACCCAGATCAATAATGGAGGTTATTCTCAGTGCTGCTGTGCACGTAGCCATTTTTTCAAACAACTACGCTGAGTCTGCTTGGTGTCTGAAGCAACTCTATCTTATGTTCAAAAGTGAGACAGCTATAGTCCCTGTGTATTGGGGAGTTCAACCTTCCGAACTTCGCATGAAAGACAAAGACACAGCATATGCTCGAGCTTTCCAGATTCACAAGCGGACTAGAAAAATCAGGACACAAAAGCTTAAGAAATGGAAGAAGGCTCTGAGTAAGGTTTCACGTATACAGGCTGATTGA